The Triticum aestivum cultivar Chinese Spring chromosome 6D, IWGSC CS RefSeq v2.1, whole genome shotgun sequence genomic sequence aaaaaatgaaaaaaaaaaccgaAACTTGCCATCCAAATAGAAAGCTGTCATAATTCACAACTGAAGTTGCCATAAAAAAAATCAGGGCGGAATTGCtttgtgccacacgtgtggcacttatcagggtccttattttttttcgtttttaaGTTCATTGTGGATCTGCCTTTTGCCGTCCAAACCTATTCTATTTCGTCAAGTTCCGTCTTATTATTTCTGATTTGTTTCTCCGTGCATATTTGTTTGTCCTGGGCATCAAATTCATAGGCTAGTGAAGTCCGATTACCAGGGGCCAATTTCTGAATGTGAATTAGATTTGACTGCTTTTGTGTTCTCTATATATATGGTGATTTAATCAGTCAAATCACCATATAGATAGAGAACACAAAAGCTGATTAAATCACCATATAGATAGAGAACACAAAAGCAGTCAAATCAGCCCATCGGCTGGAAGGAAGCCCACAACGATCCCAAACCTTAACAGGCCATCGGCACATTCTGAACCGATCCAGCAATGCTCCAGCCGGCCTAGCCCGCCTGGCCGAACGAAAACCCTAGCTTTTACCTCCCGCTATATATTGGCTGCTCATCTCATTTCGCCCCTCCCCGAGCGCCGCCCCCAGCCGCCAGCGCCCCCTTCGTCCTCTCCGTCGGCTTCCCCGGCGAGCTACCAAGGTTAGTCGATCCGTCCGTCGCGTACATCTCGTAGAACGATCGTCTCCCCTGCCTGCCTAGACCTCGTAGATGATCCATGGCGTAGATCTCGTCGACGATCGTCTCCCCTGCCTGCCTAGACCTCGTAGATGATCCATGGCGTACATCTCGTCGACGAACATCTCCCCTACCTAGACCTCGTAGATGATCCATGGCGTAGATCTCGTAGACGATCACCTCCCCTGCATAGACCTCGTAGGTGAACCATCGCGTGGATCTCGTACAGGATCCATCCTCCATGCTGTCCCCTTGAACTGTATCCATCTCTGTGTAGTATATCGGTAGATTCGTCTCCTGTGCAGATTTTCGAGCTGGACAGAGTGGCTCTGTTTCGATTCGGGAGTAGGCCCTGGTGCTATGTGGGTAGTAGGACCTATTTTCCCTCCATTCCGTTTTGATTCAGGAGCATGGTCTGTTGTTCATGCCTTCTGGTTTTAGTCGGGAGCATGGTCTGTTGTTCATGTGTTCTGGTTTGAGTCGTGATTAGGACCATTTTCAATGCACTCGGCTTTGTGTCGGGATTGGATCCCTTTAAATTGCAACTGATTATTTGTGTGCATGACATTCTGTGTAAGTGCTCTCATAGATGATTGGTCTACTGTGCTGCCCCATTTTCTGTTTGTCTGTTTACATCTCTTAGAGTTATGTGTAGATGCATCTCATATTTCCTTGCTGTTCAGTCTGATGTAAATTTTCGTTTAAGATGATGCGTCTGTATTTGAATTGGCATCTGTAGATTGGTCTTCCTGTTATTGTAGATTATTATGGATAGTCCCATTGTCCTAATGCATCTTATTTTTTCTGGTAATTTTCATTTCActtaatatgctgtgactgcaaaTCTGTTATGCTAGGGCATGCCTTGGGTTTGTTTTTGTTTCTTCATCTGATAGCGTGTGTTACAGCTGTGTGTTATAATGCATTGTATGCTTTCTTTTTAATCTGCTGATCAATCTCATAATTTCCAGTTGACTCACTGCAAATCTGTTTCAATTGACCTAATGTTTTTAGACATGGTGAGGCCGTTTGAGGATGACTACCTGTGTCCTGCTTGGTTTGCACCTGGAGGGGTCAGGGCAACACATTCCAAGGATGGATCGACCAAAAGGTCATCCAAGGATAGATCGTGCTCTCCTTTTTATATTCCAGGCCTCCGCACAGCCGATGTTGCTGTTGTGGAAGAGTATCTCCGTTCTGTTAACATCATGCCTGTAAGTTTGGCGATTCTTAAATCTGACTGTACTACCCTAAAAAAATGTCACTGTTCTTGTACCATGCCCCTTTCTCTCTGATTGCCAATGGTTGATTGTTCCTGCAGGTGTTTTTAGACATCAAGATGCCAAGGAAGTCTGTGTTTACTCTGCGTGAAACCTTGTACAATCTCTTCTCATGGTCAAAAAGTTCTGAATAAAGTTGGTACTACTTTGTTCATCGTGTCATCTTTCTATACTGTGTGTGTAGTTACGTTCTTTATGGGGGAACACCTGTGAAGGAACTCTCTGAGCTCGTATGTTATCGCTTAAATCTCGAGGAAGGTCGCCCCATGCAGTTCCTCATGAATGGTGATCTACTCGCTGAGGG encodes the following:
- the LOC123146269 gene encoding uncharacterized protein, producing MVRPFEDDYLCPAWFAPGGVRATHSKDGSTKRSSKDRSCSPFYIPGLRTADVAVVEEYLRSVNIMPVFLDIKMPRKSVFTLRETFYVLYGGTPVKELSELVCYRLNLEEGRPMQFLMNGDLLAEATTVSAIYEKHLLSDNLATLQCYIDKKKFVPRSFNVDKSVKVPIVEPVYVNEEYIPFPPFRIRNIRDAKKAAADARSGSYGNATISHGSYSEEGHLQFY